The following are encoded together in the Scomber scombrus chromosome 7, fScoSco1.1, whole genome shotgun sequence genome:
- the si:dkey-260g12.1 gene encoding uncharacterized protein si:dkey-260g12.1, giving the protein MGLVQYCVTVLMLSAQLVFTLPLDQCNLEGGRTCKRCPAGMYQKSCTECEPCPVGSYTTEDNNCEDSCHRCYRDCRPELNLKVIQECTPTTNIKCVCEDGFRCTVMVPYSQNCKYCEKIQYKTTTVAAAVITNENKQTPSSASSASASSSARPCRFPKCGLQPVTLPGNGTNLPREGRYSSHLAAILCPVVAVGCAAFVIRICLRCTKDETCFKLAVAKVCNMGGRDASHKSKESTHQFPRDSFSARQQPSSLSAANLGPVHVHNPGTVIFSLLSQFTGQVGPTSEMGKTAERVSSEEDDKSCPDYHPASSPSVHLSEEERSGDAESFIFPSQEQGKDCHMSKEEAL; this is encoded by the exons ATGGGACTAGTGCAATACTGTGTGACTGTCCTGATGTTATCTGCACAGTTGGTGTTCACCTTGCCGCTG GACCAATGTAACCTAGAGGGAGGCAGAACGTGTAAAAGGTGCCCTGCAG GTATGTATCAGAAATCATGTACAGAGTGTGAGCCCTGTCCTGTTGGAAGCTACACAACTGAAGATAACAACTGTGAAGACAGCTGCCATCGCTGCTACAGAGACTGCAGACCAG AATTAAATTTGAAGGTGATTCAAGAATGCACGCCCACGACTAATATCAAGTGCGTCTGTGAGGACGGTTTCAGGTGCACTGTGATGGTCCCATATTCGCAGAACTGCAAATACTGTGAGAAAATCCAATACAAAACCACAACAG TAGCAGCAGCTGTAatcacaaatgaaaataaacagacacCTTCCTCAGCTTCCTCAGCAAGTGCCAGCAGTTCTGCGAGACCCTGCCGATTTCCAAA ATGTGGCCTTCAGCCTGTCACATTGCCAGGAAATGGCACAAATTTACCAAGAG AAGGAAGGTACAGCAGTCACCTGGCAGCCATCTTGTGTCCAGTGGTTGCTGTGGGATGCGCTGCCTTTGTGATCAGGATCTGCCTCCGTTGTACCAAGGATGAAACATGTTTCAAGCTAG CTGTTGCTAAGGTGTGCAACATG GGAGGCAGAGATGCTTCTCACAAGTCGAAGGAGTCAACTCATCAGTTCCCCAGAGACTCATTCAGTGCAAGGCAGCAGCCATCGTCCCTTTCAGCAGCCAATCTAG GTCCGGTCCATGTCCACAATCCAGGGACGGTCATCTTCAGCTTGCTTAGTCAGTTTACAGGCCAAGTTGGCCCAACCAGTGAAATGGGGAAGACGGCTGAGAGAGTGAGCAGTGAAGAAGATGACAAAAGCTGTCCTGACTATCATCCCGCATCCTCGCCCAGTGTTCACCTCTccgaggaggagaggagtggagacGCTGAGAGCTTTATTTTTCCCTCCCAGGAGCAGGGGAAGGACTGCCACATGTCCAAAGAGGAGGCACTATGA